The window CGGTGCGGTGACAGTTCAGCGTCAGCTGCCCGATGGTGCATTGCAATAGAATTTTGCGTTGTTTGCATTTCCGTCAAAGAACAAGCCGCCCCCTCTAAAAATTCTGAAAGCCCACATGACAGAGCTGGCCAAACCTTCCCGATCCCAGCGGCGCGAGTTCCGCAACATCAACGCCTTCACCGATCTCACCACCTACCGGCTGCCACCGGCCGGCCTCGTATCGATCCTGCACCGCGTGAGCGGCGCGCTGATGTTTCTGTTGCTTCCCTTCGTGATCTGGATGTTCGACACGTCGGTGTCTTCCGAATACTCCTATGCCCGCTTCAAGGCCGCCTTCAACAGCGGCCTTGGTTTCGTTCCCGGCTGGTTCCTGAAGCTCGTGGCGCTGGCGCTGATCTGGGCCTACCTGCATCACTTCATCGCGGGCCTGCGTCACCTGTGGATGGACGTGAGCCACGCCGCCGTAAGCAGGGAATTCGGTCAAAGCTCGGCCATCGCCACGCTGGCGATCAGCATCCTCCTGACCGCCGTGCTCGGCGCGAAGCTGTTCGGTCTTTATTGATTTGCCGGGTCAGGCAGTCAACTCTGGCCCCAACTGATTAGGAAACTGATTCATGTCTGTGAACTACGGCTCCAAGCGCATCGTC is drawn from Variovorax sp. PBS-H4 and contains these coding sequences:
- the sdhC gene encoding succinate dehydrogenase, cytochrome b556 subunit, giving the protein MTELAKPSRSQRREFRNINAFTDLTTYRLPPAGLVSILHRVSGALMFLLLPFVIWMFDTSVSSEYSYARFKAAFNSGLGFVPGWFLKLVALALIWAYLHHFIAGLRHLWMDVSHAAVSREFGQSSAIATLAISILLTAVLGAKLFGLY